Proteins found in one Alphaproteobacteria bacterium genomic segment:
- the dapD gene encoding 2,3,4,5-tetrahydropyridine-2,6-dicarboxylate N-succinyltransferase — translation MNTIKPEEVQGLIEEAWEKRDTIKPREDTKFRYAVIHVMNDLDKGARRVCEKVDGKWITHQWIKKAILLSFRVHESVRITGGPGGASWYDKVPSKFQHWSEDAFAKAGFRAVPNCVVRHSAFIAPGAVLMPSFVNVGAYVGEGTMVDTWSTVGSCAQIGRNVHLSGGVGIGGVLEPLQANPVIIEDDCFIGARSEVAEGVIVEKGAVLSMGVFIGASTKIIDRETGEVFMGRVPSYSVVVPGTLPGKPMKDGSPGPNLSCAVIVKRVDEKTRSKTSINELLRD, via the coding sequence ATGAACACGATTAAACCCGAAGAAGTCCAAGGTCTTATTGAAGAAGCATGGGAAAAGCGCGATACCATTAAACCGCGCGAAGACACCAAATTCCGCTACGCCGTTATTCACGTAATGAACGACCTTGATAAAGGAGCACGCCGCGTATGCGAAAAAGTTGACGGTAAATGGATTACCCATCAATGGATCAAGAAAGCGATTTTGCTTTCCTTCCGCGTACATGAGAGCGTGCGCATCACCGGTGGGCCTGGAGGCGCATCTTGGTATGATAAAGTGCCCAGTAAGTTTCAGCATTGGAGCGAAGACGCCTTTGCCAAGGCAGGTTTCCGTGCGGTGCCCAATTGCGTTGTTCGCCATTCTGCATTTATCGCGCCTGGCGCAGTATTGATGCCGTCTTTTGTGAATGTTGGCGCGTATGTAGGCGAAGGCACCATGGTCGACACATGGTCCACCGTTGGGTCATGCGCGCAAATCGGCAGGAATGTACATCTTTCCGGCGGCGTAGGTATTGGCGGTGTGTTAGAACCTTTGCAAGCCAATCCGGTTATCATTGAAGATGATTGTTTTATTGGTGCACGCAGCGAAGTTGCCGAAGGCGTGATTGTTGAAAAAGGTGCGGTGTTGTCGATGGGCGTATTTATTGGCGCATCAACCAAAATTATTGACCGCGAAACAGGCGAAGTATTTATGGGCCGCGTACCAAGCTATTCCGTTGTTGTTCCCGGCACATTGCCAGGAAAGCCGATGAAGGATGGTAGCCCAGGCCCCAATCTTTCCTGCGCAGTGATTGTAAAGCGCGTGGATGAAAAAACGCGCTCAAAGACATCAATCAATGAATTGCTGAGAGACTAA
- a CDS encoding pyrimidine 5'-nucleotidase, translating to MPTELRDISCWIFDLDNTLYSPDSNLFPQIHERMGLFLMDYFKIDREAAHDLRFQYFKKYGTTMRGMMTEHNIDPHQFMEYVHDVELTDIGPCPKISALFEKLPGRKIIFTNADHRHANRILNHLQLRDHFEGIFDIADGDFVCKPETGPYETLLRRYNLKATDCCMIDDMQVNLKAAAELGMTTVWMRHEAEWLRTKPKAGEHYPHCHHVINDLTLFLEQITGT from the coding sequence ATGCCAACAGAATTACGCGATATTTCCTGCTGGATTTTCGATCTGGACAACACGCTGTATTCGCCGGATAGCAACCTGTTCCCGCAAATCCATGAGCGCATGGGGTTGTTCCTGATGGACTATTTCAAGATTGACAGGGAAGCAGCGCATGACTTGCGCTTCCAGTATTTCAAAAAATACGGAACGACGATGCGCGGGATGATGACCGAGCATAACATCGACCCACATCAATTCATGGAATATGTGCATGATGTTGAGCTGACCGATATTGGCCCCTGCCCTAAAATTTCTGCACTCTTTGAAAAATTACCGGGCCGCAAAATCATTTTCACAAATGCAGATCACCGCCACGCCAATCGCATTTTGAACCATTTACAACTGCGCGACCATTTTGAAGGTATTTTTGACATCGCCGATGGTGATTTTGTATGTAAGCCGGAAACAGGCCCATATGAAACTTTACTGCGCCGCTATAATCTGAAAGCTACCGATTGCTGCATGATTGATGATATGCAGGTGAATTTAAAGGCAGCTGCCGAACTTGGGATGACAACGGTATGGATGCGACATGAGGCCGAATGGCTGCGAACCAAGCCCAAAGCTGGCGAACACTATCCGCATTGCCATCACGTCATAAATGATTTAACTCTTTTTCTTGAACAAATTACCGGAACATAA